The uncultured Carboxylicivirga sp. genomic interval TTTCATAGTTGCTTTCATATGTGAATGGTTTGTTGTTTCAAGAATTGGCATGTCATTGCTTTTCAAGATACTTAAGGACAATGATTCGAATATGAAGAAAATGTTAATCACGCCACTTATTATAGTCTTTGGTATGGCAACATTAATGTCCCTTTATGGTACGATACTTTCCGTCGGATTTACAAATCAAATTCCGATAATTTGGTTGCGAAACTTTTCTATCAACTTCATTTTTGCATATCCACTACAAATATTAATTGCACGTCCATTAATAACATTTGTTTTTAGAAAAGTTTTTCCAGTCGGAACTATTATTGCCAAATAAATCAGACTTTTGAATACCAAATAATCATCCCATTCATTTTTGTTTGGGATGTTTTTTTGAATTATTATCAATACGGCTTGATGTTGCTTTAAATGCCCGCTAACGGTTCGCATAAGAATAGTAGCCGACTGCGTGGTAATTTCCTGTCAAATTACAAGAAAGCTCAAACGGGCTGCAAGCCTTAAAATTACTGGTAATTCGGCTATTATTTTTATGCATTGTTGTGTGCAGTTATTAATATATCTTTTCTACTTTCTTACCTAACCATTCAAATAAAGTCATCTTTCCATTCAAATATTCTTCAATTTCAGGTCTTCCGATAAGTACAATGTGATAATTCTCTCTACCTATTCGCTTTAAATGATTTATTGCTTCTCTTGTAAATCCATTAATTGAGACAAAAAAACCAAGGTGAGTAACATTGTTATGATTCCTTAGTTTTGTTTCAAAATCTCTCATTTCTTTCGAACCAATTTTCTTATTCCAATTTTTACATTCAACGAAAAACATAGAACCAAATGCTGTCCAAAAGGCAGTTGTCATATTATTTACAATAACTAAATCAATTTCTTCATCCCCTGTTTTCACTCTACTACTTGAAACTTTAAGACTCTTATTAGAAGTAAATATTAACTCTGTAAGAGTTTCAAGCATCTGCACTTTTGTGTATGAATTCTTTTCTACTAAGCATGCATTAAATAATTCTAATCCTCGAGACTTAATATACTTCTCCTTAAGGAAATCTTCTTTCGTTATTAGCGGATTAAAGAACTTATTATACAAATTGATTTTATCAACCAACCTAGTTGCTAATTCCGAATGTAACTCTTTTACTTCTTGTTCTTCATCAACAATATCATTTAAGTCTAATCTTAAAATGGCTTCTTTAGGCATAGATTCAAGAAACAATCTAAAATAAAACATTGATAGGATCTCAAAGAACTCACGTAACATCTCCCAATCTAGCAATTCACAAATAATAAGAGTCCATGGCGAATATTCTAATTCCTTCCCAATCACCCCCATATGTATCTCTTCAAAATCGATTATAAAATGCTTAGAGTCAATTTTTCCGTGAGTAGAGTCTAATATACTTGGTAGATTTTTGCAAAAATCTCTTAATTCTTCCTCTCTTGATAGTTTTGGAAATGTGTCTAAATGTAGTTGCAGTTTTCTCTCTAGCTCTTTTTCTGACATTGTTCTATCTGCAGAAGATATTACTTCAATCAACCGCTCTTTAACAACTTGATAAAATTCACTATAAAAGAAACCGTATACATCTACAATTTTATCGAAATCATAACCATAGTTATCTAATATTTCTATTGACTGTTTTACAGAGCATTTATATCCTATTTCCTCAAAAACAACGTTGTCGTCATCTTCACCTTCACTGTCTTGGATTTCTTTATAAAACATATTCTCTTTGAAGAAAAATGAAAGAAAAGAAGGAATATCATATTTCCAAGAAAAATAGTATTTGTCTAGATATAGTTGAGTGTAACGCCCCATTTATTATTCTGTTAGTTTTTTTAATTGCACACAACTTCTAACTAGGCGCTGAAATGGAAACTGCTATTATATGTGAATATAATAGCCGGTTTCTGTTTTTGCGTTTAGTGAGTGTTATGGGCTGTTATTAAAAAAAAATAACAGCGAACCCGTTGTCGGTATTGTCCTTTGCTAGGCTATTTATCCCGTTTTTTGGTTTCACCCTGTTTCGGCTACACGTATTCTCTATTATATTTTATATGGAGTGTCCGTGTGCCAGGTCTAAAAGTAGTCATTCTTAAAAGGTCCGTTTTGTTTGAGAAGGTTTAAATCAAACTTGACTTTTTGATTTAAATCGAATAACTTCTCTAACAGTAAATGCTTGATAACCTAAATTGCCTAAATAATTAAGCTTGCGCGATGGCCGTGGGCTGCGCAAATTCATCTTTCGCCCGACTTTCGTAAAAAATCCTCCCAATAGTCATTGTTGTTCGTCGGTTAGCGCATAACGTTTGCTGGATGAAGTCGTGGCGCGTTAGTCGTGGTGTCGTGTCACCCGATAGGGGGACAAAGACGGTAGACTAAGGTGTCAGGACGAGCAAAGCGCGCCATGCTTTATTCCAGCGTGTTATAATTTGTTGTTTATTGCTCCAAATGAAGCAAATGTGTTTTTTATATTATCTCTTAAAGAAATCTCAAGAGTTATTTGTCCCAATACGATTTGTCAATCAAACTCCTAATAAAAAATGCTTGTCGGAGTTTCAAATCTATTTGTCGGTCAGAATAAGTGAAAGTCTCGATTTGAGCGCCTTGTAAATCCTATATTTTGTTCACGTTTGAAAATCAATTCTAAAAGGTACACAAGCTGATCAAGTTAAAAGTTTCAAGTTCCGTGGACTTTTCAAAAACCAATATCTAAACATCCAAATTAAGCTAATCTTCGTAAACCCGCCACAATAAATTATAACGTTGGCTGGATGAAGTCGTGGCGCATTAGTCGTGGTGTCGTGTCACCCGTTAGGGGGACTAAGACAGTAGACAAAGGCGTCAGGACGAGCAAAGCGCGCCATGCTTTATTTCCAGCGTGTTGTAACACGTTTTTTTTAATTCTCTATAACAATTGTATTGTCATAGGTTTCCATACTCAAAAGATCTATTGTCCCACAATTTGGTTTATGATATTTTTTAGTATCGGGGATTCCTCGATTGTCTCTTTCCAAACTCTCATTAAATTTGAATTTTAGCGTATCCAATTTATTGTCTAGAACTTTTGATTGGTGATTTACAATTTCCCAATCGTAATTGTCGTTTTTCCAACAAATACTGATTTCATCGCCAATTGGATCTATTCCACTTATGTCAAGTTTTACGTAATTTGTTTTTGGAATGGAATTATGTTGTCCATTAATAATGTACCTCGTTTCTCCGTGCGTTATAATTGTCACGCATTGCTTTCTGTCAACAGAGTAAATTCGAAAATTTGATCTATTTGGAAAGTCACAAGAAGAAGTCAGAATAATTAAAATTCCAAGGATAAAAAAACTAATGTGTCTATTATTAAATCTCAATTTTCGTAAGCTTGTTAAATGTGTTACAACGTTTGCTGGATGAAGTCGTGGCGCATTAGTCGTGGTGTCGTGTAACCCGTTAGGGGGACTAAGACAGTAGACAAAGGCGTCAGGACGAGCAAATCTAGCCATGCTTTATTCCAGCGTGTTGCACTAAACCTAAAGGTAGCTAAAGTCCGTTGCCCTTGCTACCTTTATATGTGTTAATAAAATATTGTACCATGAAAAAAAAGCTTTACCAGAATCGATGAAGCTCGTTCTTCATTATCCAAATTTAACGAATTATACGTTAAACTGGAAAGACATATTGCTATTACCGGCAAAAGCCTGAGTACCCTGCATAATTATGGCCGTTGTCTGGCTACCATGGCTTTGCATTTCAACTGTTGTCCCACCCAACTGGAAGAAGACCAGGTTCTGGATTATCTTCATTTCCTACAACAACAGAGTCGAAAACCATCCTCCTCTTATTTGAAACATACCGTTTACGGTCTTCGTTTGGCGTACAAGGTAACCGGTGTTCCTTCTAAACAAGTCTTTTTACCAAAAATGAAGTTACCCAAAAAACTTCCGGTTGTATTAAGTCAAACAGAGGTGAGACGTTTGATCAAAGCCGCTCCATTACTAAAACATCAGTTGATTATCGGACTTATTTATGGCTGCGGACTGCGACGTTTCGAATTAATCAACCTACAGATAAAAGATGCCGATCTGGATCGTTGTATGCTCTACATTCGTGAAGGAAAAGGGCGCAAAGACCGTTATGTCCCCCTTGGATGGCTATTGGTTAAAGGACTGAAAAAATACCTTGCTGCAGAAAAACCCTATCGCTGGCTTTTCAACGGAAGAGGACCCGACGGAAACCTACAACAGTATTCACCCACCGGTGTACAATGGGCCATTCGTCAAGCAGCTAAAAAAGCCGGTATTCAAAAACAAGTTACCTCCCATGTTTTACGCCATACCTACGCCACTCATCTGCTGGAAATGGGGTTGGATATTATGACGCTGAAAGATCTGCTGGGGCATGTCGATATTAAAACAACCTTAGTTTACCTGCACGTGGCGCAACTGAATAAAGAACGAGCCTTTTCGCCTTTGGATTGGCTATATAAGAAACCTCGATTATGAAGCCCCGGTATGAAGTGGCCGATGTGCTTCAGTTGCAACACGACCTCATTGACAGCCTGTGTTTCAACAGCTGGCAGGCACGTACTTTATATGCTTTGTCGGTTTGTCGAACCGCTCAATTAGGTGGTCATATCGATCGTTGTGACCATCCCGATTGTCATGCCCTTCATTTAAGTTACAATAGTTGTCGTAATCGTCATTGCCCCAAATGCCAGGGACACAAACGGGAACAATGGATTCGTAAGCGTGAAGCTGACCTGTTAAATACCACTTACTTTCATCTGGTGTTTACCTTGCCTGATACACTGAATCAATTGGCACTATACCAACCTGCTTTGCTCTACGGACAACTTTTTAGGGTGGTCTGGAGTGTGATTCAGACCTTTGCTTCCGATCGTAAATGGATGGGTGCCAAAACCGGTATGGTGGCCATCCTGCATACCTGGGGACAAAACCTGAGCCTGCATCCTCATCTGCATTGCATTGTGCCGGGTGGAGGAATCTCTAACCAACAAAAATGGAAATCGGTACAACGAACCAATAAGTTTCTGTTCCCGGTTAAAGCCTTAAGCAAAGTATTCAGAGCTCGTATGATGAAGGCCTTACGGCAAAAAACAAAGCTAAATCAACAAGAAGCTAAGCTGTTGATGAGTCAGCCTTGGGTGGTGTATTGCAAACAACCTTTCTTTGGTCCCTCACAGGTAATCGAATACCTTGGTCGTTACACCCATAAAACGGCTATCAGTAATCATCGAATCAAGACGATTGATGAAAATACCATCACTTTTTCTGCTAAAGATTATCGAAAAGGTGGTAAGCAATATCCGCTTACCCTTACTCATGCTGAATTTATCCGTCGTTTTGCCCTGCATATCCTACCCAAAGCTTTTGTGCGGATACGACATTATGGAATACTGGCTTCATCCATTAAGCAAAAAGTGCGCGAAGCTGTTGAACAGCAAATTGGAAAAGCTCTTATCCCTGTTCGTCCTCCTGTGAAACACCGACTTTGCTATACCTGTGGTAAGGGACAACTGATTACCATCTTAACCTTCGATGCTCGTGGGCCTCCACCTATCGAAATCCTTCAACACCTCACACAAAACTAACACCGGAAGGTGAATGAGATTGCTATGCTTGAATCAAATGTGAGTAACCAAAACTTGACTTAAAAAGTAAGAATGTGAATTTAAAAACTTGAATTTAATGGCTTAATAACTCTAAAATAGCGAAGCAACTTCTTTTTATCACCTGATCCATTATCTATCAATCCCCATAACACCTATTAGCGATTTCTATCCGGTTGTCGGCAACACACGCGCTCAGCCTTTGGTTTGCAACCAGGCAGAACGCTTAGTTATTGTGCCCTGTGCTTATTCATTTATTATCAATCTATCACCCAATCTAACTAACAAAAAATCAATCAGTTTTTTACGCTCAATGTCATCTGAAATATCATATTCAATATTATCATTCTTTGTCGTAATTACTAATCTATTTTCATCGAACATTACTTCTTTAATCTTTTTATATTGAACCTCAGGATTAAATCCAAAGTTCCTGTATTTTAAATATTTATCGCGTAAAAGAATTTCATAATTTTCATTTATTGTCAATCCCATTGCAATAAACAAGAGTCCAAGATATGAAGTGCCATTAATCCCCCAATATGCAAATTCATTGTAATTCAAACGAAATCCAAGCACAAAGAAAACAAGTCCTCCCACTACTCCAAGAACCTTACTCCATTTTGCAGAATTATTAGTTCCTAATTTTATAGCTCTCCCATTATTAAGCTTAATCCTTAACAAAAAGAAATCATATACAAACATTGATATTATTATTAAGGTAGTTAAAGGAATCATTATATAACTATCAAATCGCCTATATACGATATAAACTAAGAAATAGAGTATAAATAAAATAGAGAGTCTAACTATTGTCTTCATTTATTATGGTTTTAGTCAATGCAAGGTTTTTTCATTCCGTTTAAATTTATATGTACTATCTCTGTCATGGCATTGGGCACAACGTTTGCTGGATGAAGTCGTGGCGCATTAGTCGTGGTGTCGTGTCACCCGTTAGGGGGACTAAGACAGTAGACTAAGGTGTCAGGACGAGCAAAGCGCGCCATGCTTTATTTCCAGCGTGTTAGCGGCTGGCCATTTATATTTATTAATGTCTTATAGTTCAAAGTTCAAGAACAGTTATAATTATTAAAAGTCAGGAAATCTTTCAAGTCATATTGATAATTAATAGTCATGAAGTTTGATGTTTATTTAGTCACAATTAAAAATCGGATAAGTTGTCTGTAACTTTAATCTTATAGTATAAGTGTCAAAAAAATTCTTTTAAGATATTTTGTCTTGATGAAATGAAAATTCCTCCTTGATAGAAAAAAATTTCTCCTTGATGAAAAAATATTTTCTTCTTGATGGAAATCTCACCGCGTCTAAATGTTAAAAGCAATGCTTAGTTTTCGATTGCTCAACGGCTTGCCGCTAACGGTGGCTGGATGAAGTCGTGGCGCATTAGTCGTGGTGTCGTGTCACCCGTTAGGGGGACTAAGACAGTAGACAAAGGCGTCAGGACGAGCAAAGCGCGCCATGCTTTATGCCAGCGTGTTGGGTAGCGTACATTTTACTATTAATTTCACTTATTATCCTTTTGGCTTGGTCTGTGTTGATTTGTTTTCCAATCATTCTTTTCTTTTTTCTTAGGTTCACAACAACTTTTATAGTTGATAAACCAAAAAAATCAAGTCCAATTGATCCAAATCCTTTAGATGAATCACCAATTCCAATATTAATTATTTCTTTTTTTAGATACTTTTTTGATTGTCTAAATAGCCAAACGACTTTTGTGTGTTTTATATAATTTGAATGTATTTCAATATTTTCAGTCCCAATGAGGAGATAAAAAATGTTGAAAAAATTATAATACGTAGCCCAAAGGAAAATTGCTATTATTGTCAATAAAATAGGATTGACTTCTGCATAAATCAATTCGAATCCTATTCTAGAAATGATATAAACAAATCCTAAAAATAAAAAAGAAACAAAAGCAACAAGTCCTATTATAACCTTGTCCCTTTTAATATTAATAGTGGTGAATTCTGTATTCTTTTTTATTTCGAAATTCATGTTTTTTACTAGATGTTCTTGTTAGGAAGGTATGCTACCCAACGTTTGCTGGATGAAGTCGTGGCGCGTTAGTCGTGGTGTCGTGTCACCCGATAGGGGGACAAAGACAGTAGACAAAGGCGTCAGGACGAGGCGAACGAGCCATGCTTTATTCCAGTGTGTTACGCCCTGTTGGTTTTTTGTTTCAAGTTAGTTTAATTTCCCAATTGGACATAATTCTCCCACTTAGGTTCCTTGTAATTATTCGATCAAATTATTGTCCGAATATACAAGTTAGTCCGTGTTTATTGAGCTGGTCTCGCTCTTATATATCAAATCTATTTTATTCGTTTTGCTCTACGATCTAAATTTTGTTTTTCAGAACGTTTTTGTCTGAAGTCCTCTAATTTGATTTTCGAACAAAGCTTATTAAACTGGATTTCTTTGTCTAATTCAGTCTGTATTATTTTTCGAGTTTTTTCGAGTCCTGCTGGTTGTCCTGTTGATGTATTAATTTCAATTTTATATGCTGGTTTTCTCCGTCCGTCCGACTTTTGAGAATTCATTCACGTCTGTTTTTATTTGTTAATGATTCTTATGCACTGAGTTTTATAATAGGGCGTAACGGTGGTTGCATGGCGTCGTAAGGGGATTTAGCCTCACAAACTTTCATAAT includes:
- a CDS encoding DUF2798 domain-containing protein; this encodes MKMPINRKEQLVYTFLMVIFMVITMTLYNNFLNNGFSINSIKNSWLSFPFTFIVAFICEWFVVSRIGMSLLFKILKDNDSNMKKMLITPLIIVFGMATLMSLYGTILSVGFTNQIPIIWLRNFSINFIFAYPLQILIARPLITFVFRKVFPVGTIIAK
- a CDS encoding DUF2034 domain-containing protein gives rise to the protein MGRYTQLYLDKYYFSWKYDIPSFLSFFFKENMFYKEIQDSEGEDDDNVVFEEIGYKCSVKQSIEILDNYGYDFDKIVDVYGFFYSEFYQVVKERLIEVISSADRTMSEKELERKLQLHLDTFPKLSREEELRDFCKNLPSILDSTHGKIDSKHFIIDFEEIHMGVIGKELEYSPWTLIICELLDWEMLREFFEILSMFYFRLFLESMPKEAILRLDLNDIVDEEQEVKELHSELATRLVDKINLYNKFFNPLITKEDFLKEKYIKSRGLELFNACLVEKNSYTKVQMLETLTELIFTSNKSLKVSSSRVKTGDEEIDLVIVNNMTTAFWTAFGSMFFVECKNWNKKIGSKEMRDFETKLRNHNNVTHLGFFVSINGFTREAINHLKRIGRENYHIVLIGRPEIEEYLNGKMTLFEWLGKKVEKIY
- a CDS encoding IS91 family transposase — translated: MKPRYEVADVLQLQHDLIDSLCFNSWQARTLYALSVCRTAQLGGHIDRCDHPDCHALHLSYNSCRNRHCPKCQGHKREQWIRKREADLLNTTYFHLVFTLPDTLNQLALYQPALLYGQLFRVVWSVIQTFASDRKWMGAKTGMVAILHTWGQNLSLHPHLHCIVPGGGISNQQKWKSVQRTNKFLFPVKALSKVFRARMMKALRQKTKLNQQEAKLLMSQPWVVYCKQPFFGPSQVIEYLGRYTHKTAISNHRIKTIDENTITFSAKDYRKGGKQYPLTLTHAEFIRRFALHILPKAFVRIRHYGILASSIKQKVREAVEQQIGKALIPVRPPVKHRLCYTCGKGQLITILTFDARGPPPIEILQHLTQN
- a CDS encoding tyrosine-type recombinase/integrase: MALHFNCCPTQLEEDQVLDYLHFLQQQSRKPSSSYLKHTVYGLRLAYKVTGVPSKQVFLPKMKLPKKLPVVLSQTEVRRLIKAAPLLKHQLIIGLIYGCGLRRFELINLQIKDADLDRCMLYIREGKGRKDRYVPLGWLLVKGLKKYLAAEKPYRWLFNGRGPDGNLQQYSPTGVQWAIRQAAKKAGIQKQVTSHVLRHTYATHLLEMGLDIMTLKDLLGHVDIKTTLVYLHVAQLNKERAFSPLDWLYKKPRL